CCGGGTGAGCGTCACCAATGGTATTGCCGCGGCAGGTAATTCGGCGTCCAAACATCCGGATGCGGTGCGTCAGGTGCTGGCCTGGATGGGCAGCAGGGAGGGCAACGCCTATCTGGGCCGCCACGGTGCGGCCATCCCCGCGCTACTGTCTGCGCAGCCGGTCTACTTCGACTACTGGTCCACCAGGGGCGTCGACGTCACACCCTTCTTCGCGGTGCTGAACGGTCGGCGCATCGCGGCCCCCGGCGGCGCCGGCTTCGCCGCCGGACAGGAGGCCCTCGAACCCTATTTCGATGAAATGTTCCTCGGCCGTGGCGATGTCGCGACGATCCTGAGCCAGGCGCAAGCGGCGGCCAACGCCGCAGCGCAGCGATGATCGGGGTCTATCCCGGCAGGACCAGCACCGGTACCGGGCTGTAACGGATGATCTTGCCGCTCCAGGAGCCGAGGAAAACCCGGGCGATATCACCGGACGGCGAGGTGCCCAGTGCCAGGATCTCCCCGTCCAGCCAGTCCGCAGCGTCGAGCGCCTGCGCCCAACCATTCCCGGTGACCACTTGCAGCACGGCGTCTTCACCGACGACGCTGTTGATTTTTAGCTTTTCCAGCAATTCTTGCGCTTGCGCCGCCCACGCCTCCAGAACCGAAGCCTCGGCGTGCAGCCCCACCTCGGGCGGATACATCGTTCGGCCGCGGACCGCGAAGGTGACCACCCGCATCGGCACGTCGGACACCTTGGCCAGGTCGCGGCATCGCCGCACCACATCGGCCGACCCTGACGTCGCGGAATAGCCGCAGCTGAGCCGGGTCACCCGGTCGGTGTGGCAACGGTAGCGGCGGGGGGTGATCGCCACCGGTACCGGCGACGAATGCAACAGCCGGTCGGCGGTCGAGCCGATCAACACCCGTGCGCGCCGCCCGCTGGGGAACGAACCCAGCACCAGCACCTCGGCCTCGAGCTCCTCGACCACCTCGAGCAGACCAGCCGACACCGAGCGGTGCGCGCGATGGTGGTAACTGACCTCGATCCCGTCGGCCAGTCTGCGCAGGTAACGCTCGGCCTCCTGCGCCGAGTCGGCGGCCAGCCGATCCGACCAGTGCTCGTAGTCGGCATCGGTGCGCCCTAGTGGCCGCGTCGGCCAGGGCCTCGGCACGATGGTGGCCACCGTGAGCGACGTTTTGTACATCCGCGCGACGCGGACGGCCAGATGCAACGCCGAGGGACCGACTTTGCCGGCCAAGTAGCCGACGACGACAGTCACGGCACTTCCTCGTTGAGCGCACTGTGGTGCCGACCCCACGTCAGGTAGAAGACCAACGCCACCGCCACCCATCCGCTGAAGGCGAGCCAGGTGTACCAGTGCAAACTGACGAGGATGTACCCGCAGGCCAGCACCGAAAGGATCGGGGTCACCGGGTAGCCGGGCACCTTGAACCCTCGCGGCAGGTCGGGCGCACGCACCCGCAGGACGATCACACCCACCGCCACCACGCTGAACGCGGTAAGCGTGCCGATGGACACCATGTCCGCCAAGTTTTCGAGCGGTATGAAGGCGGCCAGCGTCGCCGCGAAGATCGCGACGATCACCGTGTTGGGCACCGGCGTCATGGTGCGCGGATGCACCTTCGCAAACGGGGTCGGCAGCAGCCCGTCGCGACCCATCGCGAACAGGATCCGGGTCTGGCCGTACATGGTGACCAGCGTGACGGTGAAGATCGAGATCACCGCACCCGCGGCCAGAATCGTGCTGGCCCATTCGCCGTGCGTAACGTTGTCCAAGATGGTGGCCAGCCCCGCGTTTTTCTGCTGTGCAAAGTTCTGCCACGGCTGGGTGCCGAGGGCGGCCAGCGCGACCAGAACATAGACACCGGTGACGGTGATCAGCGCCGCGATCAGCGCGCGCGGCACGGTCTTCTGCGGGTCGTTCACCTCGTCGCCCGCGGTTGAAACCGCGTCAAGGCCGACGTATGAGAAGAAGATCGTCCCCGCCGCCGAGCCGATGCCGGCGACACCGAATGGGGCGAAATCTTTGAGGTGG
The nucleotide sequence above comes from Mycobacterium decipiens. Encoded proteins:
- a CDS encoding universal stress protein, with translation MTVVVGYLAGKVGPSALHLAVRVARMYKTSLTVATIVPRPWPTRPLGRTDADYEHWSDRLAADSAQEAERYLRRLADGIEVSYHHRAHRSVSAGLLEVVEELEAEVLVLGSFPSGRRARVLIGSTADRLLHSSPVPVAITPRRYRCHTDRVTRLSCGYSATSGSADVVRRCRDLAKVSDVPMRVVTFAVRGRTMYPPEVGLHAEASVLEAWAAQAQELLEKLKINSVVGEDAVLQVVTGNGWAQALDAADWLDGEILALGTSPSGDIARVFLGSWSGKIIRYSPVPVLVLPG
- a CDS encoding amino acid permease, which produces MPATSMSLRESMLRRRPVSGAPIAHGAAANLKRSFGTFQLTMFGVGSTIGTGIFFVLSEAVPEAGPGVIVSFTIAGIAAGLAALCYAELASAVPISGSAYSYAYATLGEAVAMVVAACLLLEYGVATAAVSVGWSGYVNKLLSNLFGLQMPHVLSAAPWDTDPGWVNLPAIVLIGLCALLLIRGASESATVNAIMVLIKLCVLGMFVVIAFSAYSADHLKDFAPFGVAGIGSAAGTIFFSYVGLDAVSTAGDEVNDPQKTVPRALIAALITVTGVYVLVALAALGTQPWQNFAQQKNAGLATILDNVTHGEWASTILAAGAVISIFTVTLVTMYGQTRILFAMGRDGLLPTPFAKVHPRTMTPVPNTVIVAIFAATLAAFIPLENLADMVSIGTLTAFSVVAVGVIVLRVRAPDLPRGFKVPGYPVTPILSVLACGYILVSLHWYTWLAFSGWVAVALVFYLTWGRHHSALNEEVP